One genomic segment of Desulfovibrio oxyclinae DSM 11498 includes these proteins:
- a CDS encoding DUF493 family protein: MTEKNRQFMETLDEHHDWPCPYVFKFILPTENLSLFEKEFSDHNCSYKESRTGKYTSVTMEPTVCSAAEVMEVYERASDIPGIMSL, encoded by the coding sequence ATGACGGAAAAAAACCGGCAGTTCATGGAAACCCTCGACGAACACCACGACTGGCCCTGCCCGTACGTGTTCAAATTCATACTTCCCACGGAAAACCTCTCCCTCTTTGAGAAAGAGTTTTCCGACCACAATTGTTCCTACAAGGAATCCCGCACCGGAAAATATACCAGCGTAACCATGGAACCCACGGTCTGCTCCGCGGCGGAAGTCATGGAAGTGTACGAGCGCGCTTCGGACATTCCGGGCATCATGTCGCTCTAG
- the nifU gene encoding Fe-S cluster assembly protein NifU produces MWEYTDKVKEHFLNPRNTGTIEDADGIGEVGSLACGDALKLFLKVNDDGVIEDAKFQTFGCASAIASSSALTEMIIGMSIDKAEKLTNKDIAEYLGGLPREKMHCSVMGQEALEQAIRNYRGEAGTVAEHSHEGELICECFGIFDEEILRAIRENDLKTVEDVTNFTKAGGGCGKCVPDIEDLLAQAHGEKAACEVPVQDAPPAHGLTNMQRMRLIDQVVEEEIRPMLQKDGGNIELVDVDRTKVYVRLLGMCAGCPSSQATLKGLVEARLQEKVDPEITVEEG; encoded by the coding sequence ATGTGGGAATATACCGACAAGGTCAAGGAACACTTTCTCAATCCCCGCAACACCGGAACCATCGAGGATGCCGACGGCATCGGAGAAGTTGGCTCCCTCGCCTGCGGGGACGCGCTGAAGCTCTTTCTCAAGGTCAATGACGACGGCGTCATCGAAGATGCCAAGTTCCAGACCTTCGGCTGCGCTAGCGCCATCGCATCCAGCTCCGCCCTCACCGAGATGATCATCGGCATGAGCATCGACAAGGCGGAAAAGCTCACCAACAAGGACATCGCCGAATACCTCGGCGGCCTGCCCCGCGAGAAGATGCACTGCTCCGTGATGGGACAGGAGGCGCTCGAACAGGCCATCCGCAACTACCGCGGCGAAGCCGGAACCGTGGCCGAACATTCCCATGAAGGCGAACTCATCTGCGAATGCTTCGGCATCTTCGACGAGGAAATCCTTCGCGCCATTCGCGAGAACGACCTCAAGACCGTCGAGGACGTGACCAACTTCACCAAGGCCGGCGGCGGCTGCGGCAAGTGCGTCCCGGACATTGAAGACCTGTTGGCGCAGGCGCACGGCGAAAAGGCCGCATGCGAAGTGCCCGTGCAGGACGCCCCCCCGGCGCATGGTTTGACGAACATGCAGCGTATGCGCCTCATCGACCAGGTGGTCGAAGAGGAAATCCGCCCCATGCTCCAAAAGGACGGCGGCAACATCGAGCTGGTGGATGTGGATCGCACCAAGGTCTATGTACGGCTGCTCGGCATGTGCGCGGGCTGTCCTTCCAGTCAGGCCACCCTCAAGGGCCTCGTGGAAGCGCGCCTGCAGGAAAAGGTCGATCCCGAAATCACCGTTGAGGAGGGGTAG